Genomic DNA from Bacillota bacterium:
CGACGAGCGGTAAGGTTTTGCCGGCCGAGGCCAAAGACGTAACTCGGCTTGACACGTGGACAGCCATCGCAGAACGGGGCGTTGATGGTACAATCGGTGCAAAGGTGCCGGTGCGGGAGGTCGGTGGTTCACTGGTGCCGTGAGCCCGAGGGTGGAGTCTGACCGGAGCGCCCCCTGGGAGGCACCGACTGTGCCCGTGAGCACGCAAGGGAGAATCCAAGGGCTCCGGGGCGCTCCGCCGGCTCGAGGAGGGCGTTAGAGATGGCAGTGATGTACGAACGGTGCGCGGGCCTGGATGTCCCAAGAAGATGATCACCGCATGCCTTATCGTACCTGGCCCGGCAAGCCGAACAAAGAGACGCGGACCTTGCGGACGATGACCGGGGACATCCTCATGCTTTCGGACTGGCTCTCCCGGGCCGGGTGCACTCACGTGGCCATGGAGAGCACGGGGGTGTACTGTTCCGCCGAAAATCGAGATCACCCGCTCTTAGGCGGCAGCCTCCAGGTCCTTCAGTTCGACCTGATAGCCGAGCGATTCGAGCCGTTTCACCAGACGGCGGGAGACAGCATCGCGGTTTGTGTGCTGTCTCGCATTGATTTAGCCTGAAGGGGCTGGTTTGTCTCACATTGAGTTGGCCGAAGAGGAAAAACCTCTCGTTGAGGGGAATTGCCCCGCTGGGTTTCACCGAACCCAGAAAAGGCATGGCCTCTTGCCGACACACCACCCACGCAAGAGGCCTGCCTGCACCTGGTGGAACCCAGTCTGCATTGATCATCGTAACGAACCTGGGATCTGACGTCAACGAGTACATAAGTTGGTGGGAGCGGTACAGGGCCGGGGATGAGGAGGCCCGCCGGGCCCTGCCCAGAAAGTGCCCAAAGTGCAGGCACAGACTGCATAGCCACGGTTGGTACTGGCGCAAGATCGGCGTCCAGATCCACAGGCTACGCTGCCCCAGGTGCCGGAGAACCCACGCCGTGCTCCCGAGCTTCCTCGCTCCCCACCGGCCCTGCCTGATGGCCCTGGTCGACCGGGCATTCCGCCTCCGCCTGCAGCGATGCTCCTGGCGCCAGGTGGCCGACAACATCACAGAGGTTTCCCTCCCCACCCTGCAGCGCTGGCTACGCCGCATCCGCGACCTCGCGGAAACCGCGGTGGCCATACTCTCCCGGGATGCCCGCCGGCTTGACCCCGAACTCGACCTGGACACCCTCCTGCGCCCCTTCACGGGGGACCAACTGAAGCTGCTTGACGCCGCCATCGCCGCCTTCTACCTCGCCTGCCAGCGCCCAAGCCCCCACCTGGCATTCCCTACCGGCCAGCCCCTCGAGTTTGCCAACGTGCACCTCATCAACGCCGAACCCATCGGCGTCTGGTTCTGACCACCCCGGCAGGGGGAGCCCCGTCCCTTTCCCGCCCAGATGTTGCCGCCTGACCCAGTAAGCGGTTCGGACGGAAGACAGCGCCTGGGTCGGGGTGGTTCCCGTACCGGAACCAGGAAGACATTCGCCGTGCGGAAACCCCCCTTTGGGGCGCCCGTGTCCCACCAAACCTGAAGTTTTCGGCTACCGGCCCCCGGTGGTAGGCTCGGGACCGGGAGGCACCGGAGGGGTGGACGACGAGGAACGCAGGGTGGAAGTGGCCCTGTTCCGCTACGGTTGCATCGCGGAGCTCTTGCAGAGGAAGCTCCCCCGGGGCGAGCAGGCCCGCATCTTAGAGCGCCTGGCCGCCCAGGAGTGGGAGGGACCCGGCGGGGAGAAGGTGCGACTCTCCGTCTCCACGCTCAAATCCTGGCTGGCCCGCTACCGCAAGGGGGGCTTCGAGGCCTTGAAGCCCAAACCCCGGGAGGACCGGGGCAGGCCGCGGGCGCTGGACCCCGCCCTCATCGAGCGGGCCGCAAAGCTCAAGCGGGAGCTCCCCGCCCGCTCCGTCACCCAGGTCATCCGCATGCTTGAGGCATCCGGGGTAGCCAAAGGGTCAGTCTCCCGGGCCACCCTGCACCGGCACCTGCGCGCCCTGGGCCTCACCCGCAGGCAGCCGGGGTCGCGCCGGGTCTACCAGCGCTTCGAGCGGGAGGAGCCCGGGGAACTGTGGCAGATCGACCAGGCCGACGGCATCTTCCTCCCCGACCCCAGGCGGCCGGGGAAGTTCCGCAAGACCGTGTTGTTCCTCGTCATCGACGACCACAGCCGCTACTGCCCCCACGCCCAGTTCTACCCGGACGGCAAGATGCCGCGCCTTGAGCACTGCATGCGCCAGGCCCTGGCCAAGGCCGGCATCCCGCAGGCCATCTACGTGGACCGGGCCAGCATCCACGTCTCCCGGCACTTCCGCGCCGCCTGCGCCGCGCTGGGCATCCGGGTCATCCTGGGCCGCAGGAGGAATCCGGCCGCGCGCGGGAAGGTCGAACGGTTCAACCAGACCGCGCAGAACGAGGTCTACCCGGAGCTGCGCCTTTTGGTGGCCCGGGAAGAGGTCAAGACGGTGGAGGAGGCCAACGCCTACTTTTGGGCGTGGCTGGAGGAGGACTACCACCGAAGGCCCCACTCGGAGACGGGCGAGCCTCCCCGGGACCGCTACTTCCGCAAGCCGCCCCGACTGCCCGACCCCGTGGCCCTGGCCAACCTCTTCCTCACGCGGGAGACGCGCACGGTGCGGAAGGACGCCACCATCCGCATCGGGGGCAACCGCTACCAGGTGGACCCCGAACTCAGAGACCGGAAAAAGGTCGAGGTGCGCTACGACCCCTTCGACCTCACCCGGGTGGAGGTGTGGGTGGACGGCCGCTTCTACCAGGTGGCGGTCCCCCTGGTCCTCAACAAAACCTCCCTTTCCCGCAGCACGGAGACCGCCCCGGCACCCACCCAGCTCAGCATGAGCTACCTCAAGCTCCTGCGCGCCCAGCACGACCGCCGCCTCGCCGAGGAAGTCGAGCGCCTGCGCTTTTCCGACTTGCCCAAAAACCCGCTTCCCG
This window encodes:
- a CDS encoding Mu transposase C-terminal domain-containing protein, producing the protein MDDEERRVEVALFRYGCIAELLQRKLPRGEQARILERLAAQEWEGPGGEKVRLSVSTLKSWLARYRKGGFEALKPKPREDRGRPRALDPALIERAAKLKRELPARSVTQVIRMLEASGVAKGSVSRATLHRHLRALGLTRRQPGSRRVYQRFEREEPGELWQIDQADGIFLPDPRRPGKFRKTVLFLVIDDHSRYCPHAQFYPDGKMPRLEHCMRQALAKAGIPQAIYVDRASIHVSRHFRAACAALGIRVILGRRRNPAARGKVERFNQTAQNEVYPELRLLVAREEVKTVEEANAYFWAWLEEDYHRRPHSETGEPPRDRYFRKPPRLPDPVALANLFLTRETRTVRKDATIRIGGNRYQVDPELRDRKKVEVRYDPFDLTRVEVWVDGRFYQVAVPLVLNKTSLSRSTETAPAPTQLSMSYLKLLRAQHDRRLAEEVERLRFSDLPKNPLPGGTGGVAPFLALLHLGLGRDLTEAETHEAREFWATYGPLDLKLCREALERACRDLGTGRHISSYLEEIRKRARR
- a CDS encoding DUF6431 domain-containing protein, giving the protein MASCRHTTHARGLPAPGGTQSALIIVTNLGSDVNEYISWWERYRAGDEEARRALPRKCPKCRHRLHSHGWYWRKIGVQIHRLRCPRCRRTHAVLPSFLAPHRPCLMALVDRAFRLRLQRCSWRQVADNITEVSLPTLQRWLRRIRDLAETAVAILSRDARRLDPELDLDTLLRPFTGDQLKLLDAAIAAFYLACQRPSPHLAFPTGQPLEFANVHLINAEPIGVWF